Genomic DNA from uncultured Desulfuromusa sp.:
TTCAGGCGGTACAGCAGACCGGTTGCCGGGTCACAGGGATCACTCTGTCGCATGAGCAGTTGGCTCTAGCACAGCAACGGGTGCAAGACGCCGGACTGGAAGACCAGATTGATCTGCAGCTTCGCGATTATCGACATATTGAAGGTCAGTACGACAAGATTGTCTCTATCGAAATGCTTGAAGCTGTCGGTCATGCCGGACTGCAACCTTTTTTTACTGCCTGTGACAAGGCTCTGCTGCCTGGAGGCAAAGCGGTGATCCAGGTGATTACCATTCCGGACAGCAAATATAACGCCTATCGTTACAGCTCAGACTGGATTCGTAAACATATCTTTCCCGGCGGACACCTGCCATCGATAGGCGTTCTGGCCAAGTCACTTACCGCCTCCAGCAAGCTAAGAATCAACAGTCTGGAGCAGCACGGCCTTGATTATGGAAAAACCCTCGACATCTGGCGTCAGACATTTCTGGAAAAAAGGCTGGAGATTCTTGCCCTTGGCTATGACAAAAACTTTCTACGCACCTGGGAGTATTACTTCGCTTTTTGTCAGGCCGGATTTGATGCCCAGATCATCGACCTAACACAACTGGTTGTTGAAAAAGCGAAGCACGTATGAGCGGAGTATTTAATGTTATCGCCAACGCTGAGTAAGATCATTAATGCTGCAATCTACCAGATCGGCTGGTTCAGCTGCATTCTGGGTGCGACCTGGGGTTACCCGATCGTGGGTTCGTTTCTGGCCATCCTCTTGATCGCAGTTCATCTGTACTGGGCAGAATCACCGAAAACAGAGTTCAAATTGATCTTGTTTACATGTCTGCTTGGAGTGAGCCTTGACAGCATTCAGCAAGCTCTGGGTGTCTTCAGCTTCAAAATTGAAACCGGCTGGCCACTCTGGATACCACTGTGGATTTTTGTCATCTGGGCGCAGTTTGCCACAATGTTTCATTACGCTCTCCACTGGCTTTCCGGACGTTATCTTTTAGCTGCTATATTTGGTCTGGTCGGTGGACCATTCGCTTATTGGAGCGGGGTTCGATTGGGAGCAGCCGAGTTGGGAGAGAACATCCTTTTCAGCCTTATTACGCTTGCGCTGGTCTGGGCGTTAGTGACTCCGTTACTCTTCTGGATCGGCGCCAAACTGAATCCTGCTGAAGGTCGATACCGAAGCTTTTTCAAAGTTGGTTATGAGGATAAATGATGAATAGAAAAATTATTGTTGCCTATATTTACAGCCTTATTTGTTTCTGTTTCTTTCTGCCCACCAGCGTTCAGGCCGTTGAGATCAATGGGGTCAACTTCGCAAACAGCTTCCCTGCCGGTCAAACCAGATTAGCTTTGACCGGAACTGCGATGCTGAAATGGGGACTGCTGTTCGATGTCTATGCCGGGGCCTTCTACATGCCCGAGGGGATTTCCGGATCTCAGTGGACAGACAATATACCAAAACGTCTGGAACTCTCCTATTTCCGCAACTTCAAAGCCGAAGAGTTTTCCTCTACTTCGGATCAGCTCCTGCGGGACAATCTTTCTAACCAGGAGTACCAAGCTCTGACAGAGCGGCTGCAACAATTCTATCAGTTGTTCAAAGATATCAAGTCTGGTGACCGCTACAGCTTAACTTATCACCCTGAGACCGGCACCGAATTGCGCCTTAACGGTGAACTCCTGGGGACCGCTCCTGGAGCTGATTTCGCCGTTGCCTACCTGGGTATCTGGCTCGGGCCTCAGCCTATCAATGAAGAGTTTCGGGATCGTTTGTTGCGAGATCGATCCTGAAACTGTGATCATCGATCTGCAGCTTAAGTTTCACGACAATTGAAAGGGATATCGAATATGAGTGATCTGGTTAATCAAGAGAACACCTGCTCTCAAACTCCACAACAATGTCCGTCCATCAAATTGCAGCTTGAAGCTGTTGAGCGAGATCTGGGGGGATTCAGTGTCCGGAGATTCTTACCGGGCAAGAGCTGGCAAACATTGGACCCTTTGTTTTCTTCGATCATCTCGGCCCGGCAATTTTCTCACCTGGCGAGGGGATTGATGTCCGGCCACACCCACATATCGGCCTGGCAACCGTCACCTCCGTTTTTCCCGGCGAACTCCTGCATCGAGACAGCCTCAGACATGTGTAGTCAATCCGCCCAAACGAGATCAATTGGATGACCTCAGTTCCTGGCATTGTTCATTCAGAACGGACGGCATCGGAAATTCGTCAACGGGAGCAATGCCTCGAAGCATTGCAACTGTGGGTAGCGCTACCGGAAGAAGATCAGCAGTGCGAACCATTTTTCACCCATTACCCTGAAAG
This window encodes:
- a CDS encoding DUF2878 domain-containing protein, which codes for MLSPTLSKIINAAIYQIGWFSCILGATWGYPIVGSFLAILLIAVHLYWAESPKTEFKLILFTCLLGVSLDSIQQALGVFSFKIETGWPLWIPLWIFVIWAQFATMFHYALHWLSGRYLLAAIFGLVGGPFAYWSGVRLGAAELGENILFSLITLALVWALVTPLLFWIGAKLNPAEGRYRSFFKVGYEDK
- a CDS encoding chalcone isomerase family protein, with the translated sequence MMNRKIIVAYIYSLICFCFFLPTSVQAVEINGVNFANSFPAGQTRLALTGTAMLKWGLLFDVYAGAFYMPEGISGSQWTDNIPKRLELSYFRNFKAEEFSSTSDQLLRDNLSNQEYQALTERLQQFYQLFKDIKSGDRYSLTYHPETGTELRLNGELLGTAPGADFAVAYLGIWLGPQPINEEFRDRLLRDRS